In a single window of the Hippocampus zosterae strain Florida chromosome 6, ASM2543408v3, whole genome shotgun sequence genome:
- the pde4d gene encoding cAMP-specific 3',5'-cyclic phosphodiesterase 4D isoform X6, with translation MPEANYLFSVSWGYIKFKRMLNRELTHLSEMSRSGNQVSEFISSTFLDKQHEVEMPSPQSQKDKEKKNKPMSQISGVKKLQHSSSLTNSNIARFGVKTETEDELGKELEHVNKWGLNVFKISEFSGNRPLTVMMYTIFQERDLLKTFKIPLDTFITYLMTLEDHYHGDVAYHNNIHAADVTQSTHVLLSTPALEAVFTDLEILAAIFASAIHDVDHPGVSNQFLINTNSELALMYNDASVLENHHLAVGFKLLQEENCDIFQNLSKKQRQSLRKMVIDIVLATDMSKHMNLLADLKTMVETKKVTSSGVLLLDNYSDRIQVLQNMVHCADLSNPTKPLQLYRQWTDRIMEEFFSQGDRERERGMEISPMCDKHNASVEKSQVGFIDYIVHPLWETWADLVHPDAQDILDTLEDNREWYQSTIPQSPSPTLGEPEDGGRHPGGDKFQFELTLEEDGESDTEKDSGSQPEEEDEEEEEEEEDEEEENSCTDSKTLCAQDSECTEIPLDEQVAEEDEVAEEGDTSCSQTCVVEEEEEEAVVEGKEDEEEEEEEEEEVKTPDT, from the exons atgcctGAAGCAAATTATTTGTTCTCTGTGTCCTGGGGATACATTAAG TTCAAGAGGATGTTGAACCGGGAACTGACTCACCTGTCAGAGATGAGTCGTTCTGGGAATCAGGTGTCTGAGTTCATCTCCAGTACTTTCCTAG ACAAGCAGCACGAGGTGGAGATGCCTTCACCTCAGTCTCAGaaggacaaggagaagaagaacaagCCCATGTCTCAGATCAGCGGCGTGAAGAAGCTGCAGCACTCATCCAGCCTCACCAACTCCAACATCGCTCGCTTTGGCGTAAAGACGGAGACAGAGGACGAGCTGGGCAAG GAGCTGGAACACGTGAACAAATGGGGCCTTAACGTTTTTAAGATCTCGGAATTCTCCGGGAATCGGCCACTGACGGTCATGATGTACACGATATTCCAG GAGCGAGATTTGTTAAAAACCTTTAAAATTCCACTGGACACCTTTATCACCTACCTGATGACCTTAGAGGACCACTATCACGGCGACGTGGCCTACCATAACAATATCCACGCGGCTGACGTTACACAGTCCACCCACGTGCTGCTCTCCACGCCTGCGCTTGAG GCGGTGTTCACGGACCTGGAGATCCTGGCCGCCATCTTTGCCAGCGCCATTCACGACGTCGACCACCCTGGAGTGTCGAACCAGTTCCTCATCAACACCA ACTCTGAGCTGGCGCTGATGTACAACGACGCATCCGTGCTGGAGAACCACCATCTGGCCGTCGGATTCAAGCTCCTGCAGGAGGAGAACTGCGACATCTTCCAGAACCTTTCCAAAAAACAACGACAATCACTGCGAAAGATGGTCATCGACATT GTGTTGGCTACTGACATGTCCAAGCACATGAATCTACTGGCTGACCTGAAAACCATGGTAGAAACCAAAAAGGTGACCAGCTCGGGAGTCTTGCTTCTCGACAACTACTCGGATCGGATACAG GTCCTGCAGAACATGGTGCATTGCGCCGACCTGAGCAACCCAACGAAGCCCCTGCAGCTGTACAGGCAGTGGACCGACCGCATCATGGAGGAGTTCTTCAGCCAGGGCGATCGCGAAAGGGAGCGAGGCATGGAAATCAGCCCTATGTGCGACAAACACAACGCCTCTGTCGAGAAGAGCCAG GTGGGTTTCATCGACTACATTGTGCACCCTCTGTGGGAGACGTGGGCCGACCTGGTACATCCGGACGCTCAGGACATTTTGGACACGCTGGAGGACAACCGGGAGTGGTACCAAAGCACCATCCCCCAAAGCCCCTCGCCCACCCTGGGTGAGCCCGAGGACGGCGGGAGGCACCCGGGCGGGGACAAATTCCAGTTCGAGCTGACGTTGGAGGAGGACGGCGAGTCGGACACGGAAAAAGATAGCGGCAGCCAAccggaggaagaggatgaagaagaagaagaggaggaagaggacgaggaggaggaaaacagTTGCACGGACTCCAAAACACTCTGCGCGCAGGACTCGGAATGCACTGAGATTCCCTTGGACGAGCAGGTGGCGGAGGAAGATGAGGTAGcggaggagggggacacttcCTGCTCGCAAACGTGtgtggtggaggaggaagaagaagaggcggTCGTGGAGGGGaaggaagatgaggaagaggaggaggaggaggaggaggaagtgaaaACTCCTGACACATAA